A region from the Candidatus Diapherotrites archaeon genome encodes:
- the twy1 gene encoding 4-demethylwyosine synthase TYW1, whose amino-acid sequence MLTTQSRGENTLAVKAPQVSPLYQKELERQQYRLVGNHSAVKVCGWTKNMLRGEGGCYKFKFYGIRSHQCMQMTPNMSCANRCSFCWRGYKAPVSDEWKWEIDDPDKIIDESLAAHHKLLAGFGGNEKVAPPMYAQSHHVGHVALSLTGEPIAYPRINELCEKFHQRNISTFIVTNAQYPEAIRQLKTVTQLYLSLDAPNPDILKVLDVPLFQNYWERYTQSIRNAGEKKFRKCARLTMVKGINDAHPEKYAELIRMGDFDFVEVKGYMHVGESRERLSRDRMPTFEEVKAFGLGVLSHLGDTYTFASEHVPSDVILLAKTKYHGKTWIDFDKFFACVNDIPSPPNLEADRYSKGVEVVKESPRDVGVVQ is encoded by the coding sequence ATGCTTACTACTCAAAGCAGGGGGGAAAATACCCTTGCTGTAAAAGCCCCCCAGGTTTCCCCATTATATCAGAAAGAGCTCGAGCGCCAGCAATACCGATTAGTGGGGAATCATTCCGCGGTGAAAGTGTGCGGGTGGACCAAGAACATGCTGCGCGGGGAGGGGGGGTGTTACAAATTCAAGTTCTATGGAATCCGCTCCCATCAATGCATGCAGATGACCCCTAATATGAGTTGTGCCAATCGGTGTTCCTTCTGCTGGCGGGGATACAAAGCCCCGGTTTCGGATGAATGGAAATGGGAGATTGACGATCCAGATAAGATCATTGATGAGAGTTTAGCAGCCCACCATAAATTGTTAGCGGGGTTTGGGGGGAATGAGAAAGTGGCTCCGCCGATGTATGCGCAAAGCCACCACGTGGGACACGTGGCATTGAGCTTGACGGGGGAACCCATTGCGTACCCCAGGATTAATGAGTTATGCGAAAAATTTCATCAGAGGAACATATCCACGTTCATCGTGACGAATGCCCAATACCCGGAAGCCATCCGGCAATTGAAAACAGTGACCCAACTCTATTTGAGTTTGGATGCCCCTAATCCGGATATACTGAAAGTATTAGATGTCCCCTTGTTCCAAAATTATTGGGAGCGATATACCCAAAGCATCCGGAATGCGGGGGAAAAAAAATTTCGGAAATGCGCACGGTTGACAATGGTGAAAGGAATCAATGATGCGCACCCCGAGAAGTATGCGGAGCTAATTCGTATGGGTGATTTTGATTTTGTGGAAGTGAAAGGGTATATGCATGTGGGGGAATCGCGGGAGCGGTTGTCCCGGGATCGCATGCCCACCTTCGAGGAGGTCAAAGCTTTCGGGTTGGGGGTGTTATCCCATCTGGGGGACACCTATACGTTCGCCAGCGAGCACGTGCCCAGCGATGTCATTTTGTTGGCCAAGACCAAATACCATGGGAAAACGTGGATTGATTTCGATAAATTCTTCGCGTGCGTGAATGATATTCCATCCCCTCCCAACTTGGAAGCAGATAGGTATTCCAAGGGCGTGGAGGTAGTGAAAGAAAGCCCCCGCGATGTGGGGGTCGTGCAGTGA